One stretch of Anabrus simplex isolate iqAnaSimp1 chromosome 3, ASM4041472v1, whole genome shotgun sequence DNA includes these proteins:
- the LOC136865881 gene encoding leucine-rich repeat-containing protein 51-like, producing the protein MRQRSVQEEICFGSPIDYSFKKITSLEQLTNERPRALRVGRTPVRGPSNRFLTRSVWLNHNNLRNMVYLKELLNGLLEQPSALGWIDFSFNMLTEVDKDLLLYPNLKIVYLHGNLIRTLDSIALLKELKKLKTLTLQGNPVDAIHLYRAHVINLLPQIANLDFAPVLPRERCLAVPPGTANRYYPVNDPRTAPEKR; encoded by the coding sequence ATGCGGCAACGATCAGTGCAAGAGGAAATTTGTTTCGGATCTCCAATAGATTATAGCTTTAAGAAAATAACATCCCTAGAGCAACTCACAAATGAACGTCCTAGAGCATTAAGAGTTGGTCGAACACCGGTCCGAGGACCTTCCAACCGTTTTCTCACACGCTCGGTATGGCTTAACCACAATAACCTACGTAATATGGTGTACCTTAAAGAACTTTTGAATGGCCTGTTGGAACAACCGTCTGCTCTGGGCTGGATAGACTTTTCATTTAATATGTTGACGGAAGTAGATAAAGATCTTCTACTTTATCCAAACTTAAAGATAGTTTACCTTCACGGGAACCTCATACGAACTCTAGACAGTATAGCCTTGCTGAAGGAACTGAAGAAGCTGAAGACTCTGACGCTGCAGGGAAATCCCGTGGATGCGATACATCTGTACAGAGCGCACGTCATCAACCTTCTTCCTCAGATAGCGAACCTGGATTTCGCCCCTGTGCTCCCCAGGGAAAGATGTCTGGCAGTGCCTCCTGGTACAGCAAATAGATATTATCCCGTAAATGATCCAAGAACAGCTCCAGAAAAGCGATAG